One genomic window of Arachis stenosperma cultivar V10309 chromosome 10, arast.V10309.gnm1.PFL2, whole genome shotgun sequence includes the following:
- the LOC130957454 gene encoding uncharacterized protein LOC130957454, producing the protein METSKQSLSDLATIVSDLSKTTNSFITETRSSIRNLEVQIGQLSKRIPKIPSNTLTNNTEVNPKEECKTLTIEAVAESEEELLALNASKGIAGRSTPKEEQILKFEEYSYSDEAVKTREEQIFWYLETLMKLHGKFCETEALEEESPVFTQECSVLVQKKLPQKRPDLESFLIPCTIGTITFEKALCNIGSSINLMPLSVMRRLGILEVQDANISLEMVDKTLKRAYGMVEDVLVKVENLYIPADFIILDTREGKDESIILGRPFLATAKSTIDVEKGELVL; encoded by the exons atggAGACTTCTAAGCAGAGTCTCTCTGACTTAGCCACCATAGTCTCCGATCTCTCTAAGACCACTAACAGTTTTATCACAGAGACTAGGTCCTCCATCAGGAATCTGGAGGTACAGAttggtcagctgagcaagaggATTCCTAAGATTCCCTCTAACACTCTTACAAATAATACTGAAGTAAACCCAAAAGAAGAGTGCAAGACCCTCACTATAGAAGCTGTGGCCGAATCTGAAGAGGAGCTTCTGGCATTGAATGCTAGCAAGGGAAtagctgggcgttcaactcccAAGGAGGAGCAA ATTTTGAAGTTTGAAGAATACTCCTATTCTGATGAGGCAGTGAAAACTAGGGAAGAGCAAATTTTTTGGTACTTGGAAACCCTCATGAAGCTGCATGGCAAATTCTGTGAAACAGAGGCAttggaggaggaatctccagtATTTACCCAAGAGTGCAGTGTCCTGGTTCAGAAGAAGCTGCCTCAGAAGAGGCCAGACCTCGAAAGTTTCCTAATTCCCTGCACCATAGGGACAAtaacctttgagaaggctttaTGCAATATTGGGTCAAGCAtcaacctcatgcctctctctgtaatgagAAGGCTGGGAATTTTAGAGGTGCAAGATGCCAACATTTCCTTAGAAATGGTAGACAAAACCCTAAAAAGGGCATATGGCATGGTAGAAGATGTCTTAGTAAAGGTTGAAaacctttacatccctgcagactttataatcctagacactagagAGGGCAAGGACGAgtctatcatccttggaaggccttttctaGCCACTGCCAAATCTACAattgatgtggaaaaaggagagTTAGTTCTGTAG